Proteins found in one Synechococcus sp. LA31 genomic segment:
- a CDS encoding histidine kinase encodes MPASLDGDSSQRRHLKLLLVASPHHRATPDLRGLVAFLENQDFGFDASLEIADPAERPELLELHRLVATPALIKLEPTPKQVFAGNTLLQQLRNWLPRWQQLEVVSGLGISLRPAESDGSRTQRELQLEDQLLVLRQENETLIERLGVQERRLRMVAHELRTPLTASKLALQSLNLGQIDQTRFRDVLGRRLDDIEQLSKDLLEVGTTRWEALFNPQRLALGPVTAEAILELKKLWVGRGLELITDIPTDLPDVYADQRRMRQVLLNLLENAFKFTPDGGQVSLTILHRTSQWLQVSVCDSGPGIPRDEQERIFLERVRLPQTSSSTSGFGVGLSVCRRITEVHGGRIWVVSEPDEGACFHFTVPVWDGQSAS; translated from the coding sequence CTGCCTGCTTCGCTTGACGGGGACAGCAGCCAACGCCGCCATCTCAAGCTGCTGTTGGTGGCCTCCCCCCACCATCGCGCCACCCCGGATCTACGGGGATTGGTGGCGTTTCTGGAAAACCAGGACTTTGGCTTCGATGCAAGCCTGGAGATCGCCGATCCTGCCGAGCGCCCGGAGCTGCTCGAGCTGCATCGGCTCGTGGCCACCCCGGCACTGATCAAGCTTGAGCCCACCCCCAAGCAGGTCTTCGCCGGCAACACCCTGCTGCAGCAATTGCGCAACTGGCTTCCCCGCTGGCAGCAGCTGGAGGTGGTGAGCGGTCTGGGCATCAGCCTGCGGCCCGCCGAGAGCGATGGCAGCCGCACCCAGCGGGAGCTGCAGCTCGAAGACCAGCTCCTGGTGCTGCGCCAGGAAAACGAGACGCTGATCGAGCGGCTCGGTGTGCAGGAGCGGCGGCTGCGGATGGTGGCCCACGAACTCCGTACCCCCCTCACCGCCTCAAAACTGGCCCTGCAGAGCCTCAACCTCGGCCAGATCGATCAGACCCGCTTCCGCGATGTGCTCGGCCGACGCCTCGATGACATCGAGCAGCTCTCCAAAGACCTGCTGGAAGTGGGCACAACGCGCTGGGAGGCCCTGTTCAACCCCCAGCGCCTGGCCCTGGGGCCGGTGACAGCCGAAGCGATCCTGGAGCTGAAAAAGCTGTGGGTGGGCCGAGGCCTGGAGCTGATCACCGACATCCCCACCGACCTGCCGGATGTGTACGCCGACCAACGGCGCATGCGCCAGGTGCTGCTCAACCTGCTGGAGAACGCCTTCAAATTCACCCCTGATGGCGGCCAGGTGAGCCTCACGATCCTGCACCGCACCAGTCAGTGGCTGCAGGTGAGCGTGTGCGACTCGGGCCCAGGCATCCCGCGCGACGAGCAGGAGCGCATCTTTCTCGAACGGGTGCGATTGCCCCAGACCTCCTCCAGCACCTCAGGCTTCGGCGTGGGCCTATCGGTGTGCCGTCGCATCACGGAAGTGCATGGCGGCCGCATCTGGGTGGTCTCCGAGCCCGATGAAGGGGCCTGCTTCCATTTCACCGTGCCGGTGTGGGATGGCCAAAGCGCCAGCTGA
- a CDS encoding SRPBCC family protein, with product MERLPGGTRRLAVQLRLDLDPQWLWAVLTDYDSLSRFIPNLQSSRLLWRRSNVVGLEQEGAQTFMGMRFKARVQLELTEHIEERCLRFVMAKGDFRRFEGTWRIGSESGATTLFYELTVQGCVGMPIGLIEQRLREDLAANLRAVQLEAQRRANTIATAG from the coding sequence ATGGAGCGTCTGCCCGGGGGTACGCGCCGCCTTGCTGTGCAGCTGCGCCTTGATCTCGATCCCCAATGGCTGTGGGCGGTGCTCACGGATTACGACAGCCTCAGCCGCTTCATCCCCAACCTGCAGAGCTCCCGCCTGCTCTGGCGTCGCTCCAACGTGGTGGGCCTCGAACAGGAGGGCGCGCAGACGTTCATGGGCATGCGCTTCAAGGCCCGCGTGCAGCTTGAGCTCACCGAACACATTGAAGAGCGTTGTCTCAGGTTTGTGATGGCCAAGGGCGATTTTCGCCGATTCGAAGGAACCTGGCGGATCGGCTCCGAGAGCGGTGCAACCACTTTGTTTTACGAGCTCACCGTTCAGGGCTGTGTCGGCATGCCCATCGGCTTGATTGAACAGCGCCTGCGGGAAGACCTGGCGGCCAATCTGCGTGCTGTGCAACTGGAAGCCCAGCGGCGGGCCAACACGATCGCAACAGCCGGCTGA
- a CDS encoding phycobilisome linker polypeptide: MRVSTATSSCSDSRVFTVVVQGYGLTQQRNAERSITVPFSRLQTLMKSISQLGGKVISVTAGPEALTEPAAKPAAKAKAPAKPAAAAVHHADVPVNLYKPKNPFIGTVTENYSLLAEGAIGRVNHITFDLSGGDPQLHYVEGQSIGIIPDGEDANGKPHKLRLYSIASTRHGDNMAGNTVSLCVRQLQYEKEGETINGVCSTFLCDIEPGAKVKITGPVGKEMLLPADEDANVIMLATGTGIAPMRTYLRRMFEPTEREKNDWHFKGKAWLFMGAPTTANLLYDADFEHYQSQFPENFRYTKAISREQQNAKGGRMYIQDRVSENAEEIFSWIENPKTHVYMCGLRGMEPGIDEAMTAAASAKGIEWHELRPQLKKAERWHVETY; the protein is encoded by the coding sequence ATGCGTGTCTCGACCGCAACCTCCAGCTGCAGCGACTCCCGCGTGTTCACAGTGGTGGTGCAGGGCTACGGGCTGACTCAGCAGCGCAACGCCGAGCGGAGCATCACCGTGCCCTTCTCCCGTCTGCAGACCCTGATGAAGTCCATCAGCCAGCTGGGCGGCAAGGTGATCTCGGTTACAGCTGGTCCCGAAGCGCTTACCGAGCCTGCTGCCAAGCCGGCCGCCAAAGCCAAAGCCCCCGCCAAACCTGCAGCTGCTGCCGTGCACCACGCCGACGTCCCCGTCAATCTCTACAAGCCGAAGAATCCCTTCATCGGCACCGTGACCGAGAACTACAGCCTGCTGGCTGAAGGTGCCATCGGCCGCGTGAACCACATCACCTTCGATCTCAGCGGTGGTGATCCCCAGCTCCACTACGTGGAGGGTCAGTCGATCGGCATCATTCCCGACGGTGAAGATGCGAACGGCAAGCCCCACAAGCTGCGTCTCTATTCGATCGCCAGCACTCGCCATGGCGACAACATGGCCGGCAACACCGTGTCGCTGTGCGTGCGCCAGCTGCAATACGAGAAAGAGGGCGAGACCATCAACGGTGTGTGCTCCACCTTCCTCTGCGACATCGAGCCCGGTGCGAAGGTGAAAATCACCGGCCCCGTGGGCAAGGAGATGCTCCTGCCCGCCGACGAAGACGCCAACGTGATCATGCTGGCTACCGGCACCGGCATCGCCCCGATGCGCACCTATCTTCGCCGCATGTTCGAGCCCACCGAACGCGAGAAGAACGACTGGCACTTCAAGGGCAAAGCTTGGCTATTTATGGGTGCTCCCACCACCGCCAACCTGCTCTACGACGCCGACTTCGAGCACTATCAGAGCCAGTTCCCCGAGAACTTCCGCTACACCAAGGCGATCAGCCGTGAGCAGCAGAACGCCAAGGGTGGCCGGATGTACATCCAAGACCGCGTCAGCGAAAACGCCGAGGAGATCTTCTCTTGGATCGAGAACCCCAAAACCCACGTGTACATGTGTGGTCTGCGTGGCATGGAGCCGGGCATTGACGAGGCGATGACCGCAGCTGCCTCTGCCAAGGGCATCGAGTGGCACGAGCTGCGCCCGCAGCTCAAGAAAGCCGAGCGCTGGCACGTGGAGACCTACTGA
- the zwf gene encoding glucose-6-phosphate dehydrogenase: protein MAATQTNPLRVGLRQERVISPQCLVIFGASGDLTHRKLIPALFELFRQRRLPTEFSVLGCARRTWSDEEFRSRMAEAMAGEVKQHQNAWEQFAACLFYEPVDLQKDDDVVRLGTRLEALDRQRATRGNRTFYLSVSPAFYGSGCRALANAGLLKDPSRSRVVIEKPFGTDYSSAQTLNRVVQSCGQESQIFRIDHYLGKETVQNILVLRFANAIFEPIWNRNYIANVQITAAETVGVEERAGYYETSGALRDMVQNHLTQMLALTAMETPGHFDPESIRSEKAKVLQAARLANEDEPWKCCVRGQYSRGGNPANPMPGYREEPGVNPESTTETYVAMKLFIDNWRWQGVPFYLRTGKRLPKRLSEVVLTFRKAPVQLFDAAGGTPTANQLVLRIQPDEGAGFVFDVKAPGSGMRSRPVDMHFSYDESFGEPSDEGYVRLLADAMLGDPTLFTRSDEVEAAWRLYTPLLELIEDAPSQLPVYPYEARTWGPGAADNLLAEDGLMWRRP from the coding sequence ATGGCCGCCACCCAGACCAATCCCCTGCGCGTTGGCCTGCGCCAAGAGCGTGTGATCTCCCCGCAATGCCTGGTGATCTTCGGGGCCAGCGGCGATCTCACCCACCGCAAGCTGATCCCAGCGCTGTTTGAGCTATTCCGCCAGCGAAGGCTTCCCACGGAGTTCTCCGTGCTGGGCTGTGCGCGGCGCACCTGGAGCGACGAAGAGTTCCGCAGCCGCATGGCCGAAGCGATGGCCGGTGAGGTGAAGCAACACCAGAACGCCTGGGAACAATTCGCCGCTTGCCTGTTCTACGAGCCGGTAGATCTGCAGAAGGACGATGACGTGGTGCGCCTTGGCACGCGCCTCGAGGCCCTCGATCGGCAGCGTGCCACCCGGGGCAACCGCACCTTCTACCTCTCGGTGTCGCCTGCGTTTTACGGCAGTGGCTGCCGCGCCTTAGCGAATGCCGGCCTGCTGAAGGATCCAAGCCGCAGCCGCGTGGTCATCGAGAAACCGTTCGGCACCGACTACAGCAGCGCTCAAACGCTGAACCGGGTGGTGCAGAGCTGCGGCCAGGAGTCGCAGATCTTCCGCATCGACCACTACCTGGGCAAGGAGACGGTTCAAAACATCTTGGTGCTGCGCTTCGCGAACGCCATCTTTGAGCCGATCTGGAACCGCAACTACATCGCCAACGTGCAGATCACGGCGGCAGAAACCGTAGGGGTGGAAGAGCGTGCTGGGTACTACGAAACGAGCGGCGCCCTGCGGGACATGGTGCAGAACCACCTCACCCAAATGCTGGCGCTCACCGCCATGGAAACCCCGGGCCACTTCGATCCGGAATCGATCCGCAGTGAGAAGGCCAAGGTGCTGCAAGCCGCACGCCTGGCCAACGAAGACGAACCCTGGAAGTGTTGCGTTCGCGGCCAGTACAGCCGCGGTGGCAATCCAGCCAATCCAATGCCTGGCTATCGCGAGGAGCCAGGGGTGAATCCCGAGAGCACCACTGAAACCTATGTGGCGATGAAGCTGTTCATCGACAACTGGCGCTGGCAAGGGGTGCCCTTTTACCTGCGTACCGGCAAACGCCTGCCCAAACGGCTCTCCGAGGTTGTGCTCACCTTCCGCAAGGCCCCGGTGCAGCTGTTCGATGCAGCAGGCGGCACTCCCACCGCCAACCAGCTGGTGCTGCGCATCCAACCGGATGAAGGCGCCGGCTTTGTGTTCGATGTGAAGGCCCCGGGATCAGGCATGCGCAGCCGCCCTGTCGACATGCACTTCAGCTACGACGAAAGCTTCGGTGAACCCTCCGATGAGGGCTATGTGCGCCTGCTGGCCGACGCCATGCTCGGCGATCCCACCCTGTTCACCCGCAGCGATGAAGTGGAAGCGGCCTGGCGCCTCTACACCCCCCTGTTGGAGCTGATCGAAGATGCCCCCTCTCAGCTACCGGTGTACCCCTACGAAGCGCGCACCTGGGGTCCTGGCGCTGCCGACAACCTGCTGGCCGAGGACGGCCTGATGTGGCGTCGCCCCTGA
- a CDS encoding glucose-6-phosphate dehydrogenase assembly protein OpcA, with the protein MAPQLTLQAPLELPPSEVPQYLNRLWSESLKDSSGAATFTLVVWEPSWLQQQLIRTGRIDGPISGLLSNELLEAARQAAAELGLPASTAPTAPQLAWTLGQQTGSHSAEDLRGQFVDRAISAHQPRRLITLAPTLEAGKGLETLVAAYCPLPEERGINADACGDVVVLRGGMGAMQQGLTMLQELIPADLPCWVWWNGSLDESPDLLQALAVPPRRLVVDSSIGEPRRCLDLLVQRIEQGQAVNDLNWLRLRTWRESLAMVFDPPSRQSALDQVVQLDIDVEGQHPVKGLLLAAWIADRLGWHLLNSYWIDEANADGRGIGAEFQRNDGQSVQFRLMPVPVGMSKLHPGALVGLRLICAPPDRSPLCVILCSESGGCMRLEAGGVASMELAEEVVPLPNESEEMEMARLLGGGHDSTNPLLASAAALAAKLLPS; encoded by the coding sequence ATGGCACCCCAGCTCACCCTGCAGGCCCCGCTTGAACTCCCCCCCAGCGAGGTCCCCCAATACCTCAACCGTCTCTGGAGCGAAAGCCTCAAGGATTCCAGTGGCGCCGCCACCTTCACCCTGGTGGTATGGGAGCCCTCCTGGCTGCAGCAGCAGCTCATCCGCACAGGCCGCATCGATGGCCCGATCAGCGGCCTTCTCAGCAATGAGCTACTCGAGGCCGCCCGCCAGGCGGCAGCTGAGCTGGGGCTGCCTGCGAGCACAGCTCCCACCGCACCGCAGCTCGCCTGGACCCTGGGGCAACAAACCGGCAGCCACAGCGCCGAAGATCTGCGCGGGCAATTCGTGGACCGCGCCATCAGCGCTCACCAGCCCCGCCGCCTGATCACCTTGGCCCCCACCCTGGAGGCGGGCAAGGGCCTGGAAACACTGGTAGCCGCCTACTGCCCCCTACCGGAGGAGCGCGGCATCAATGCTGATGCTTGCGGCGACGTGGTGGTGCTGCGCGGAGGGATGGGAGCCATGCAGCAGGGATTAACGATGCTGCAGGAGCTGATTCCTGCCGACCTGCCCTGCTGGGTGTGGTGGAACGGCTCACTGGATGAATCCCCCGATCTGCTGCAAGCCCTGGCGGTACCGCCACGCCGCCTGGTGGTGGATAGCTCCATCGGCGAACCGCGCCGCTGCCTGGATCTACTGGTGCAGCGGATCGAGCAGGGCCAAGCCGTGAACGATCTCAACTGGCTGCGGCTGCGCACCTGGAGAGAATCCTTGGCGATGGTGTTCGATCCACCCAGTCGTCAGAGCGCGCTCGATCAGGTGGTGCAACTCGATATCGACGTGGAGGGCCAGCACCCTGTGAAAGGCCTGCTGCTGGCGGCCTGGATCGCCGATCGGCTCGGCTGGCACCTGCTTAACAGCTATTGGATCGATGAGGCCAACGCCGATGGACGAGGCATTGGCGCTGAATTCCAGCGCAACGATGGCCAGAGCGTGCAGTTCCGGCTGATGCCAGTGCCGGTGGGGATGAGCAAGCTGCACCCCGGCGCGCTGGTGGGGCTGCGCCTGATCTGTGCACCGCCGGATCGCTCGCCGCTCTGTGTGATCCTCTGCTCAGAATCAGGCGGCTGCATGCGCCTGGAGGCGGGCGGGGTGGCTTCGATGGAGCTGGCTGAAGAGGTGGTGCCCCTGCCCAATGAGAGCGAGGAGATGGAAATGGCCCGCTTGCTGGGCGGCGGCCACGACAGCACCAATCCCCTGCTGGCCTCCGCTGCGGCGCTGGCTGCCAAGCTGCTGCCCAGTTAA
- a CDS encoding cobyrinate a,c-diamide synthase codes for MPCLIAAPASGSGKTLVSLALTALARRRGSSIQTFKVGPDYLDPQLLSGASGRPCRNLDPLLCGESWVQRSFAEHGSKADLAVVEGVMGLFDGRGPSSEGSSAHVAALLKLPVVLVVEASRQAGSVAALVRGFRDHQPGLRLAGVVLNGVGSPRHHALLAEALAGIAMPLLGALPRHESMELPSRHLGLLPAHELADLNERQGAWADLAERHLELEQLWPLLQAPAAAPTTDPNPISPANAGAPTTIAIASDAAFHFRYPEASELLHGQGMHVQAWSPLNDDPLPEGCQAIVLPGGYPELHAEQLAASRRSLAELKRAHQQGVPIYAECGGLLLLGQQLSDAHGQLHAMAGLLPFQAQRGALSLGYRTATALGSGLVLQQGEQLCGHEFHRWQLSPTTVAEAETLWQLEGWGAPARHEGWSRPQLHASWLHLHWGGCPFIPERLAQAARLTTPLSSS; via the coding sequence ATGCCCTGCCTGATCGCCGCCCCGGCCAGCGGCAGCGGCAAAACCCTGGTGAGCCTGGCGCTCACCGCCCTGGCACGGCGCCGGGGGAGCAGCATCCAAACCTTCAAGGTGGGGCCCGATTACCTCGATCCCCAGCTGCTCAGCGGCGCCAGTGGCCGCCCCTGCCGCAACCTCGATCCGCTGCTTTGCGGTGAATCCTGGGTGCAGCGCAGCTTTGCAGAGCACGGCAGCAAGGCCGATCTGGCCGTGGTGGAAGGGGTGATGGGCCTGTTTGATGGGCGCGGGCCCAGCAGCGAGGGCAGCTCAGCCCATGTGGCGGCTTTGCTGAAGCTGCCGGTGGTGCTGGTGGTGGAAGCCAGCCGCCAGGCGGGCTCCGTGGCGGCATTGGTGAGGGGCTTTCGCGATCACCAGCCAGGCCTACGCTTGGCCGGTGTGGTGCTCAACGGCGTGGGCAGCCCACGCCATCACGCCCTGCTGGCCGAAGCCCTAGCCGGCATCGCCATGCCACTGCTGGGGGCCCTACCACGGCACGAGAGCATGGAGCTTCCCTCTCGCCATCTGGGGCTGCTGCCGGCCCATGAACTGGCCGATCTCAACGAGCGGCAGGGGGCGTGGGCGGATCTGGCGGAACGGCATCTTGAGCTTGAGCAGCTCTGGCCGCTGCTGCAAGCACCCGCAGCGGCTCCAACCACCGACCCCAACCCCATCAGCCCAGCCAACGCCGGCGCCCCGACCACCATCGCCATCGCCAGCGATGCCGCCTTTCACTTCCGATACCCCGAGGCCAGCGAACTGCTGCATGGCCAAGGGATGCACGTCCAAGCCTGGTCTCCCCTCAACGATGACCCTCTACCGGAGGGCTGCCAGGCGATCGTGCTGCCGGGAGGCTATCCGGAGCTGCATGCGGAGCAGCTGGCCGCCAGCCGCCGCAGCCTGGCGGAGCTGAAGCGGGCGCATCAGCAGGGGGTGCCCATCTATGCCGAGTGCGGTGGGCTATTGCTGCTTGGCCAGCAGCTCAGCGACGCCCATGGCCAACTCCATGCCATGGCCGGGCTGCTGCCCTTCCAAGCTCAGCGCGGTGCCCTCAGTTTGGGGTATCGCACCGCCACCGCCCTGGGGAGCGGCCTGGTGCTGCAGCAAGGCGAGCAGCTCTGCGGCCATGAATTTCACCGCTGGCAGCTGTCACCCACCACCGTGGCTGAAGCTGAAACGCTATGGCAGCTTGAGGGCTGGGGGGCCCCGGCCCGGCATGAGGGCTGGAGCCGGCCGCAGCTGCATGCCAGCTGGCTGCATCTGCACTGGGGCGGCTGCCCTTTCATCCCCGAGCGCCTGGCCCAGGCCGCCCGGCTCACCACCCCTCTCTCCTCCAGCTGA
- a CDS encoding histidine phosphatase family protein — MANPELWLLRHGATEWALNGRHTGSSDIPLLPQGEAEARALAPLLGQQTFEAVYSSPLQRAQRTCELAGLGGQARLEPDLREWDYGQYEGITTAEIRRTVPDWTVFSHPCPGGESLEAVQQRCEQLLTRLAAEHPGGRVALFAHGHILRSLAGCWLGLGVAGGALLVLSTGSFCVLGSEREQRALLRWNAPVQLP, encoded by the coding sequence ATGGCCAACCCTGAACTCTGGTTGCTGCGCCACGGCGCCACGGAGTGGGCCCTGAATGGCCGCCACACCGGCAGCTCCGACATTCCACTGCTGCCCCAGGGCGAGGCCGAGGCACGGGCCCTGGCCCCTCTCCTCGGCCAGCAAACCTTTGAGGCTGTTTACAGCAGCCCACTGCAACGCGCGCAGCGCACCTGTGAGTTGGCGGGGCTTGGGGGCCAGGCGCGGCTTGAGCCGGATTTGCGCGAATGGGATTACGGCCAATACGAGGGGATCACCACCGCCGAGATCCGGCGCACGGTGCCCGATTGGACTGTGTTCAGCCACCCCTGCCCGGGCGGAGAAAGCCTCGAAGCGGTGCAACAGCGCTGCGAGCAGCTGCTGACCCGGCTAGCAGCGGAGCATCCCGGCGGCAGGGTGGCGCTGTTTGCCCACGGCCACATCCTGCGCAGCCTGGCCGGCTGCTGGCTTGGGCTTGGCGTGGCGGGCGGAGCCTTACTGGTGCTGAGCACCGGCAGCTTCTGCGTGCTGGGTAGCGAGCGTGAACAACGCGCGCTTCTGCGCTGGAATGCCCCCGTGCAGCTGCCGTAG
- a CDS encoding acylphosphatase produces the protein MSQRKDAPAKRNTPRQVESRAPGWLIADATSPSRGSRAVRQREWLQVERPDPSQLQRIERWQLIVRGRVQGVGYRAACCQKARELDLNGWVRNQADGSVQVQAEGASHKLTELRLWCERGPQGAGVHSVSHSQLVPTREDWFEIRR, from the coding sequence GTGAGCCAGAGGAAAGATGCTCCCGCCAAACGCAACACCCCTCGCCAGGTGGAATCAAGGGCGCCGGGCTGGCTGATCGCCGATGCCACCAGCCCAAGCCGCGGCAGCCGTGCCGTGCGGCAACGCGAATGGCTGCAGGTGGAACGGCCCGATCCCTCGCAGCTGCAGCGCATCGAGCGCTGGCAGCTGATCGTGCGCGGCCGGGTGCAAGGCGTGGGCTACAGGGCCGCCTGCTGCCAGAAAGCGCGGGAGCTGGATCTCAACGGCTGGGTGCGCAACCAAGCCGACGGCTCGGTGCAGGTACAGGCTGAAGGCGCCTCCCACAAGCTCACGGAGCTGCGTTTGTGGTGCGAGCGCGGGCCCCAAGGTGCTGGGGTCCACAGCGTGAGCCATAGCCAACTCGTCCCCACCAGGGAAGACTGGTTCGAAATCCGACGCTGA
- a CDS encoding GAP family protein has translation MTNGTLWAELLAYGSGIAISPIHIGLLLLLLLGPQPLRRGGLFVLAWVVTVTTMVVLLLTVGHGLLLTMEKGSSHRTGLDLLAAGALLALGLKELLDRKEEGQEPPGWTRQLDRLCAMPLPLLLGASCAIEVISPDDLFLFAKAASALLSSGLTRLQEVLYTAGFSLAASLALLLPFGAVLVGRDQMVPLLEKGKQVLFARGDLLVGGISLVLAGYLGWQGIEGLQLS, from the coding sequence ATGACGAACGGCACCCTATGGGCTGAGCTGCTGGCCTATGGCAGTGGCATTGCCATCAGCCCCATCCACATCGGCCTGTTGCTGCTGCTGTTGCTGGGTCCCCAACCCCTGCGGCGTGGCGGGCTGTTTGTGCTGGCCTGGGTGGTGACCGTCACCACCATGGTGGTGCTGCTGCTCACCGTGGGGCACGGCCTGCTGCTCACCATGGAGAAGGGCAGCAGTCACCGCACCGGCCTCGACCTGCTGGCCGCAGGAGCACTGCTGGCCCTGGGGCTGAAGGAACTGCTGGATCGAAAAGAGGAGGGGCAAGAACCCCCCGGCTGGACCCGGCAGCTCGATCGCTTGTGCGCCATGCCCCTACCCCTGCTGCTGGGGGCCAGCTGCGCGATCGAGGTGATCAGTCCCGACGACCTGTTTTTGTTCGCCAAAGCCGCCTCCGCTCTGCTCTCCTCCGGCTTAACCCGTCTGCAAGAGGTGCTGTACACCGCTGGCTTCAGCCTGGCGGCCAGCCTGGCGTTGCTGCTGCCTTTCGGGGCGGTGCTCGTGGGCCGTGATCAGATGGTGCCCTTGCTCGAGAAGGGCAAACAAGTGTTGTTTGCCCGCGGTGATCTGCTGGTGGGGGGCATCAGCTTGGTGCTGGCGGGCTATCTGGGCTGGCAGGGCATCGAAGGCCTGCAACTCAGCTAA
- a CDS encoding ATP-dependent RecD-like DNA helicase produces the protein MAEALTAGQAAAAEAFAAWLKSSYDGTPFVLSGYAGTGKTYLSRHLLQQVDDLGHCWTVVAPTHKAVGVLRQQLAWAGLQPTWYPSTIHRLLRLKLKRQGDLERCEETEQTAAALENLALVLVDEASMVDSTLLEIALRCAHPFRTRLVFVGDPAQLPPVGEPGSPVFGLGRAATASLSEVVRHQGPVLQLATGLRNGQLPCRQPPALPPVRDSHGQVAVLPRADWLAAAQAALRRGAELDNPDHARILCYTNRALEQLVPIARRAIHGEMADQLPVLPGEVLISRAAVMAPACRAGEEAAEEPDMLLGSNRELVVRDVTPERCDLADFGIGSGDGLTAPVIDTLSAEVEAGEARLTLRLLPPAGSQARSELDGFMRQLRQQARDAGKQAGRALWRRYFLVRDAFASLGPAAVLTVHRSQGSTFGEVFVAGDVFWPSDAVLRRQLVYVAVSRASQAVWLVADDRRGEGASTAADRRCWHDWLQQGA, from the coding sequence TTGGCTGAGGCGCTCACTGCTGGCCAAGCCGCAGCTGCCGAGGCCTTCGCGGCCTGGCTCAAGTCTTCGTACGACGGCACCCCGTTTGTTCTGAGCGGCTACGCCGGCACCGGCAAGACCTATCTCTCGCGCCATCTGCTTCAGCAGGTGGACGATCTCGGCCACTGCTGGACTGTGGTGGCCCCCACCCACAAGGCCGTAGGGGTGCTGCGCCAGCAGCTGGCCTGGGCTGGCCTGCAACCCACCTGGTATCCGAGCACCATCCACCGGCTGTTGCGGTTGAAGCTGAAGCGGCAGGGCGATCTGGAGCGCTGCGAGGAAACCGAGCAGACAGCCGCTGCTTTGGAAAACCTGGCGCTGGTGCTGGTGGATGAGGCCTCGATGGTCGACAGCACCCTGCTGGAGATCGCCCTGCGTTGCGCCCATCCCTTCCGCACACGGCTGGTGTTTGTGGGGGATCCGGCCCAGCTGCCGCCCGTTGGGGAGCCCGGCAGCCCTGTGTTTGGCCTGGGCCGGGCCGCAACCGCCAGCCTCAGTGAGGTGGTGCGCCACCAGGGGCCTGTGTTGCAGCTGGCCACGGGCCTGCGTAACGGCCAGCTTCCCTGCCGTCAGCCGCCAGCCCTACCCCCGGTGCGCGACAGCCATGGCCAGGTGGCTGTGCTGCCCCGCGCCGACTGGCTGGCCGCCGCTCAGGCGGCCTTGCGCCGCGGCGCCGAGCTCGACAACCCCGATCACGCCCGCATCCTCTGTTACACCAACCGCGCCCTTGAGCAGCTGGTGCCGATCGCGCGACGAGCTATCCATGGTGAGATGGCGGATCAGCTGCCGGTGCTGCCCGGTGAGGTGTTGATCAGCCGCGCGGCCGTGATGGCGCCGGCCTGCCGCGCCGGTGAGGAGGCTGCCGAAGAGCCCGACATGCTGCTGGGCTCAAACCGCGAGCTGGTGGTGCGTGATGTGACACCAGAGCGCTGCGATTTGGCGGATTTCGGCATCGGCAGCGGCGATGGTCTCACCGCTCCGGTGATCGATACCCTCAGCGCCGAGGTGGAAGCTGGCGAAGCGCGGCTCACCCTGAGGCTCTTGCCTCCGGCCGGCAGCCAGGCTCGCAGTGAACTGGATGGATTCATGCGTCAGCTGCGCCAGCAGGCCCGCGATGCCGGCAAGCAGGCGGGCCGTGCCCTATGGAGGCGCTATTTCCTGGTGCGCGATGCCTTTGCTTCGCTGGGGCCTGCGGCTGTGCTCACGGTGCACCGCAGCCAGGGCAGCACCTTTGGTGAAGTGTTTGTGGCTGGAGATGTGTTTTGGCCCAGTGATGCGGTGCTGCGACGCCAGTTGGTCTACGTGGCGGTGAGCCGCGCTAGCCAGGCTGTGTGGTTGGTGGCTGATGACCGCCGCGGCGAGGGTGCCAGCACCGCTGCCGATCGGCGTTGCTGGCATGACTGGCTGCAGCAGGGTGCCTGA
- a CDS encoding divergent PAP2 family protein, whose amino-acid sequence MSTPLLGILDNGALWWGLAACGSAQLSKLLIELVVHRRWNPKVLVETGGMPSSHSALLTGTAAGLGWQQGFDSPVFALAATMCFVVLYDAAGVRRAAGLTAQRVNGLPDGLWELHPDQAPELKPLKENLGHTRLEVLVGSLIGPLVALPGLVWVGSPLLLAQHWGWLAVG is encoded by the coding sequence ATGAGCACACCGTTGCTTGGCATCCTCGATAACGGCGCCCTCTGGTGGGGCCTGGCGGCCTGCGGCAGCGCCCAGCTCTCCAAGCTGCTGATCGAATTGGTGGTGCATCGCCGTTGGAACCCCAAGGTGCTGGTGGAAACCGGCGGCATGCCCTCGAGCCATTCGGCGCTGCTCACCGGCACGGCAGCAGGGTTGGGGTGGCAGCAGGGCTTTGATTCGCCTGTGTTTGCGCTGGCGGCCACGATGTGTTTTGTGGTGCTCTACGACGCGGCCGGTGTGCGCCGTGCTGCCGGCCTCACGGCCCAGCGGGTGAATGGCTTGCCGGATGGCCTCTGGGAGCTGCATCCCGATCAGGCTCCCGAACTCAAGCCTCTGAAAGAAAACCTGGGCCACACCCGTCTTGAGGTGCTGGTGGGCAGCCTGATCGGCCCGCTGGTGGCGCTGCCGGGCTTGGTTTGGGTGGGTTCACCGCTGCTGTTGGCGCAGCACTGGGGCTGGCTGGCGGTTGGCTGA